In Candidatus Hinthialibacter antarcticus, the DNA window CTCCGCCCAAACCCTATTCACCGAACTGGCGCCCTGGGCCTCGCTGGTGCAGCGTTTTGGGCGCTGCAACCGCAAGGGTGAATATAACAAAGATCAATCCGCAAACGTGTATTGGTTTGATTTGCCTGAAGAAGAAAAAACGCATGACAAAATGAGGCTGCCGTATGAACTCGCTGACGTAACCAACGCGCAGGCGTTGTTTCAATCGCTCGAAAACGCCAGCCCCTCATCGCTCGATCAACTTCGAACAGACCAACCAAAGTTATACCGCGACGCGATGACCGTCCATTCCGACCATGTGATTCGCAAGCGTGATCTAATTGACTTGTTTGACACGACCCCCGATATGGCGGGCGCGGATATTGATATTTCCCGCTTCATTCGTTCGGATGACAGCAAAGACGTTCAAGTCTTTTGGCGGGATTGGGCGGAGAAAGAGGCGCCAAGTTCTCTTAAAGAAGAAGCGATGCCGCGCCGCGAAGAATTATGCACCGTGCCGATTGGGGCGTTCAAGGATTTTTGTAAAAAAAATAAAGATGCGAAATTGATCAACAAATGGGACGACTTGCAAGAAGAATGGACGCAAACCAGGGATGAACATATCTACCCCGGGCAGGTGTTTATGCTGCATTCTTCTCTGGGCGGATATACGCCGCAGTTCGGCTGGATCGGTCACGCAAAAAAGAACGAACCCGTCGAACCCATCACAGCAGACCCAGGCGATACGCCGCAAAAACCAGAAGGGTACGCGTCTGACCGATGGGCCGAAAACCCGTGGCTCAACATCGCCCAACACACCGACCACGTCGTCGCTGAGATGGAGGCGATTCTTCAGTCGGTCGCGATTGATGAAGAATTTAAAACTCACTTGCTGGATGCGGCGCGCTGGCATGACCGCGGCAAGGCGCATGAGGTGTTTCAAAACAGGTTATATGACGGCGACGGCCCAGACGAAGCCGACAAACAGAAATACGAGAGGCCTCCAAAATGGCAGGGCCTACGCGATCTCGCCAAGGCCCCCAATGGCTTCTGGAAACGCGGTTATGAGCGCAATTCGTTTCGGCATGAACTCGCCTCCGGGTTGGCGATCTTGCAAGCCGGGCTTGCTGATTTGATCGCGTATCTGGCGGCGGCCCACCATGGCAAGGTGCGCTTGTCGATTCGCTCAATGCCCAATGAAAAACCGCCGCAAGAAGCGGAGCGACTGTTCGCGCGCGGAGTTTATGACCAAGACGCCTTGCCGAAAGTTGACCTCGGCGACGGCGTCACGGCGCCAGCGGTGGAACTTTCGCTGCAGTGCATGCAACTCGGGCGCGACGAAAACAACCAGCCCAGTTGGGCGGAACGCATGTTAAAACTGCGCGACAACGTCGGCCTGTTTCGGCTGGCCTATCTCGAAGCATTGATCCGCGCGGCTGACATGAGGGCCAGCGCCAAGGAAGACATAAAAACGGAGGCGTCAAAATGAATACGCAAACCATTCAACTCAGAGGCTGCACGCCCGAACCGTTAATGAGTTATCTCAAAGCGCTGGGCATTCTGCGGTTGGTGTCTGAACAAATTGACCCCGACGCGGTCGGCTGTTGGCGGAACGATGTCTTCGTTCTTCAGACAGAACTCACGCAAGACCAACTGGTCGAATTTTTCCTGAATGACTATCAACCCACACCAATAGTTGTTCCTTGGAGTGGCAACGATTACTTCGAGGTTAATCAGAATCCTGCGGATACACACTATAGAAAAACTCCATCAGGTCCAAAAATTGTAGAAGCGTTTAATCAGACAAAGTGTGATCGGCTAAAAAAATATAGAGAAGCAATATCAAAAGTTTTTTCTGCAATGCAATTGAGCAAGATTCATTCAAAAGCAGACATGGGGAAAAATAAACCCAAATATCTATCCACTCTTCGAAATATTTCTAATGGTTCACTTGTGGAGTGGATTGATGCGTCATCAGTGATTATAGATAATAAAAGTGCATTTAATGACTTGCTGGGAAGTGGTGGAGGTAGTGACGGCAATACTCATTTATCTGATAACTTCATGCAAAATTTGTGGGATATGTTTCCTGATTTTGACGAGCAAAGGCAGGAAAGGCGAAATGCAGTTTCCAAGGTGTATGATTCAAGCAAGAAATATTTGTCTAATGCGTTATTCAGTAATGCAATAGACGAATTGATTTTGCATCGTACATCTGCTCTTTATGACTCGAGTGCAATTGGCGGTCCAAATTCTACACAAGGGATGGATGGGGATTCTCTTATGAATCCCTGGAATTTTATACTTCTTTTAGAAGGGACTATCTGTTTTGCAGGCGCTTTAGTTAAAAGGTTTAATACCAAAAAGGCCAAATCAATTGCTTTCCCATTTCGCTTTGATTTCACAACAACTGATAATGATAGAACATCAGATAAAGAACGATCAGGCCATGAATTTTGGATGCCATTATGGAGTCAGTTTACGAGTTGGTGTGAAATTTCATATTTGCTAAAAGAAGGTCGTGCAGAAATTGGTCAGAATGCGGCTAGAAATGGGCTCGATATGGCTCGCTCTGTTGTGAGCCTTAGTGTAGATCGAGGTGTAAATTCTTATAACCGTTTTGCAATAGTGAAAGGTCGGGTAGGCGGTGATAATTACAACACTGCGGTTAACTTAGGTAAATTTCATGTGCATTATAGAAAAAACATTAGTCTCATTACCCAGATTGATCGCTGGTTGTCTACGTTGCGTTCTGTTTCTAGTGGAAAGAATGTTCCCGTCCGGTATGCAACAGCGTTGCGTAAAATTGAAACGACCATTTTCGATTATTGCCGCTTTGGCGGTAACGAACGCTTAATCAAACTTCTGATATGCTTGGGCGCCGCACAACAACAACTTGGCGTCACGATGGGCAAGGTTGGGCAAAGCCTAAAAACGGTTTCTCCGCTTTCGGGGTTGTCGGGCGGGTGGCTCGATGTGTTAAATCCTCAATCCACTGAGACGCGCCTGGCGCTGTCTATCGCGGGGATATGGGACGCCTCGAAAGAACTCGGTTCCATTCGTACTAACATGGAGCATGTTGAACTGACTGGCTTCTGGAAATGGTCGGACGTCAAGCATCCGCGCGTTGTCTGGAGTTCATCCCGCCTTACCCAAAATCTCGCTGCCGTTCTAGCGCGCCGCATGATGGACGGCAACAAAAAATCCTGCGACGCGCTGCCGATTCACTCGCGCTTTCCCGCTGGGCTAAACATGATCTCGGCGTTTCTCGCCAATGAGACCGACGATGAACAAATTGATGACTTGCTGTGGGGATTCATCGGGATCGATTTTCGCCAGGCGAAGCCACTGCCGCCCTGTGACGCCGAAGCCCCACCGCTTCCGCGCGCCTATGCGCTATTGAAGTTGCTGTTTCTTCCCGGTGACATTGTGTTTGATACGACCTCGAAACAATGGCGCTTCGCCAAGGATAACAAGCCTGGCGTCGCCATTCGCCCCGAGCCGCGCATCCTTCCGCTGTTGCGCGCCGGGCGTTTGGGCGAGGCGTGTCGAATCGCCTATGGACGGCTTGTGTCGAGTGGGTTCCAACCGTTGCCCGGGCCGGACGCGACGCGGCGTTGGCGCGAACACGAATGGGACAGCGAGTTTCAAGCCTATGAAAACCCCATGCTCGCCGAGCGGATTGCGGCGGCGCTCATCTTACCGATTCACGATTATGAATTGAATATTTTGATCAACCTGGTCACAAGAAAAAGCGAACCCGCTTTATCCTAAATAACAAACGCTGAAGGAGAACCGGAATCATGAGTATTGACTACAAAACGCTGCAAAATTCGCCCCGACTTCTCATTGACGTCGAACTGAAGCCGCTGCAAGGCCACCGCTTTCAACCCACCGGTTTTCCTGACCTGGGCGCTGCGCGTTACACCGCGCCGGACGGGACGGAAATGTTGTTGGTTGAATCGGCGCAGTCGGTCGCCAACCGCATGGAAATTTCGTGTTGGGCCGCCAAAAAAAAAGAATTGATCGAAGACCTGAAGGGACTTTCTTATATTGTTGTCAAAAAAGAAAACGGCAAGATTTTAACGTCGTCTATTCTCGAATCACACCGCATCAACTCGCCCTATATTTTGGAGGGTCAGGACAAGTCTGTCTTTAACATACTCAAGAATGAGTTGGCGGAACTAGAAATTGGCGCAGTCGATCTTCGGAAATTTGCATCCATTTTATTAAAATATGATCTCAATGCGTTGTTACATGGAATCTTTTTGGCGAAAAAAGAACTTGCGGGAGGGCGCTTGCGCTTGCCTCGGATCGTGTCAGGTTTTGTTGAAGCCAGCGACGCCAAAGTCGCCGAAAGCGGCGGCGTGAAAAATGACCATGTCGATCCAAGCGGAGATACAAACAAAGGCTTCGGCAATGTCCCCTATCATCGAACTGAATTTACCGCGAAGAACATCACGGCTTATTTCAATCTCGACTTGGCCTTGTTGCGGAGTTACAACCTGCCGGATGAAGCCAACCAGTTATTGATTGCGCTTTCGCTTTTCAAAATTCAACGCTTTCTGTCAACCGGGCTGCGGCTGCGCACCGCCTGCGATCTGGAGCCTGTCGAACCGGCGATTGCGGCGAAGCGTCCCGATGGGTTTGAGATTCCAGATGAAACCGCGCTGCTCAAAGAGTGCAAAGACTTGATCGCGAAATGTAAGCCCCATTTCGCCGACCCGTGCATCACCGAAGTTGAGTGGAAAAAATAGAGCGAGGGAAACCCATGATTGCTATCGCATTGCGCTTTTCCGCCGGGCGCTTTCATGCCACTCCCTGGGGGCGGCATGTCAATGAAGGCGTCCCCGAATGGCCGCCGTCGCCGTGGCGGATGCTGCGCTCGTTAATCGCCGCGTGGAAAATCAAGACGCGTGAGTATTCCAATGAAGACGTACGTCCCATTGTTGAAGCGATGTTGGCGCTGCCGGATTTCTGTTTGCCCGCCGCGACATCCGGGCATACCCGGCACTATATGCCTTGGAACAAGTCGAGCCCGACCACTCTCGTATTCGACGCTTTCGTCTGCGTTGATCGCGAGGATGAGTTAGTCGCGCTTTGGCCTGACGCCGAACTCGACGAAAGCCAGCGGAACATTCTGTCGAAGATTCTCGACAACCTGGGCTATTTTGGCCGGGCGGAATCTTGGTGTGAGGCGCGCTTGTTAGACGACGCAGACGCGGCGCAACGTACGCCCAATTGTTCTCCCTTAAACGGCGAGCCGCCAGACAAAAATCAAGAACTGGTTCGCGTGTTGTGCGCCGACCCCGCGCAAGCGTTGAGCGATGAATATGTGACCGAGGAGATAACAACAGGGCGGGGCAATAATAAAACCGTCGTCAAACAAAGCCAATATGATCCCTCTTGGAACCTATGTATGGAGACCGAACAGTTACACAAAGAGCGCTGGTCTGATCCGCCGGGGTCGCAGTGGGTCCGCTATTTGCGCCAATCCGATTGCCTGTCTCCAACGCCGAAACCGAAGTCGGCCCGAAGAAGAGGGCCTGCAATACAAGTCATACGTTATGCGCTCGATTCGACCGTGCTTCCCTTGCTGCAAGATACGCTGCCAATGGCCGAAGCGGCCCGCCGGGCGTTAATGGGCAGTTTCGGTAGAATCCAGTGGAACCGTGAGCATCAAGGTGAGCCATTGCCACCTTCTGGCGAGTGGCCAAAGTCTGAACTCTTGTCGGGCAAAGACGCGAGCGGCACGCCGTTGAAAGGGCATGGACACGCCTTTTATATTCCCACTGATGAAGATGGAGACGGGCGCCTCGACCACCTCACCGTCTATTGTCCGCAAGGCTTCGAACGCGGCAGCGGCGAACTGGTCGCCGCCGACAAAATTCGTACACTCATGACCTTTGATGAATCCAAGCCATTGCGCGTTTTGTTGATGGGGTTGGGCAACGCGAATGATTATGCGCCGTTCCCTGTGCGCGCCTCCCGCGTATGGGTGTCGGCGACGCCGTTTATCGCAACGCGTCATCCAAAAGCCAAAGGAATAAAGCGCGATCCCGAACCGGTGTTGCGTGATCCCGTTGCGTTTTTGAAACAGGTGTTGCGAGAAGAACTGAGCCGTCTTGCGTTAAGAGAAAACATGCAGGCGTATCAACAAGCGATTGACTCCGCTGTGATAACGCCTCTAGGCGAAAACGGCAACTTCATGATTTCCCCCGCAAATTGGATGACAGCAGGGAAGGGAAGTTCTCGTTCCATTCGCCCCATTCAATTCAAAAAACACCGGATGCGAAAAAAAAGAGAATCGTCTCTGCGCTGCGGGGCGTTTCAAATTGAATTTCCGGTTGAAGTACCGGGGCCGATCCTGTTGGGGAAAAATTCTCATTTCGGTATGGGATTATTTTTACCGGGCGATCAGAGGTAGAGCCAATGGTCCAGTCATTCGATCCGTCAGGCGCAATTGAGACGCCCGAATTCATCCCAGCGAGAATGCTGAATGAGTTTTCCTTTTGCCCAAGGCTGTGCTACCTCGAGTGGGTCGAACAGGAGTGGCGTGAAAACGAATGGACGCTCGACGGGACGCGCCAGCATCGCCGCGTTGATAAACCGGGCGGCGCCTTGCCGGACGCTGATAAAATGGACGACCCCGAAAGCGAGACCATCCACGCGCGTTCGGTCACGCTGTCTGCGCCTGGTGCGGGCTTCATCGCCAAGTTGGACCTAATTGAAGCCGATGACGGCGAAGCGCTCCCCGTTGAATATAAACGCGGAGCAGTGCCCGATAACGAAGATCAATCGTGGGAGCCGGACCGCGTTCAACTCGCGGCCCAGGCGCTGGTCTTGCGTGAGAACGGCTACCGCTGTTCGAGCGGCGTGATCTATTACGCCCAATCGCGGCGGCGGGTCACCGTGCCCATTGATGCGTCATTGATTGAACGGACGAATGAACTGGCCCGTGAACTTCGACAAACCACCGAACGCGGCGCCATCCCGCCTCCTCTTGTCGACAGTCCCAAGTGTCCGGGTTGTTCGCTGGTGGGAATCTGCCTGCCCGACGAAACCAATTATGCCTTGGGCCTAGAACCCGCAGCCGCTGAAGAAGAAACCGTGCGCAGGCTGTATCCCGCCCGTGACGACGCCTCTCCATTATACGCCCAAGAACAAGGCGCGTATGTCGGTAAATCCGGCGAAGAAGTCACCGTGAAAAAACACGGCGCCGTCGTCGCAAAAATTCGACTAATGGAACTCTCGCACGTCTGTTTGTTCGGCTCCGTTCAAATCAGTACGCAGGCTGTGCAGCAATTAATGAAACGCGAAATCCCCGTTTTATATTTTTCGTACGGCGGGTGGTTTAACGGCTTGTGTTCGGGGATGCCGCATAAAAATATCGAGCTGCGCCGCCAACAATACCGTGCGTCTGAAACTGAAACGGCGTTGAAAATCGCCCAAACGCTGGTCCGCGATAAAATACAAAATACGCGAACGCTCTTGCGGCGCAATTCATCGGTTGATGTTGACGCAGCAATGACTGAACTCAAACAAATGGAAGACCGCAGCCTGACGGCGAACGCGTTTGACTCGCTGCTCGGCATCGAAGGAAACGCAGGCCGCATCTATTTTCAACACTTCGCGACCATGATAAAAAACAAAGAAGGTTCCGCTGAAACGCCGCCGTTCGACTTCCAATCACGCAATCGGCGTCCGCCCCGCGATCCGGTCAACGCCCTTCTATCATTGGCCTATTCGATGTTAGCGAAAGATTTGACGCTGACGCTGCTAACGGTTGGGTTTGATCCCTATCTCGGGTTTTATCATCAACCGCGCTATGGCCGCCCGGCGCTCGCATTAGACCTGATGGAGCCGTTTCGCCCCTTGATCGCCGACTCGACAGTGTTGACTTCAATCAATACCGGCGTGGTGGCGCCAAACGATTTCATCAAAGCGGGAGACGCGGTTTCGCTAAAACCCGACGCGCGCAAACGCTTCATCATGGCCTACGAGCGGCGCATGGACGCCCTCATCACTCACCCTGTGTTTAACTATCGCGTCAGTTACCGGCGCGTACTCGAAATCCAGGCGCGTTTGTTGGCGCGGTTTTTAACAGGCGAATTACAGGCGCCGCCCACCTTCACCACCCGGTAGAAAATAATGAGAAGACTCTATATCATTACCTATGACGTGTGTGACGCAAAACGCTTGCGTAAAGTGTTTAAAATTATGCGCGGGTTCGGCGACCATTTGCAACTCTCGGTCTTTCGCGCCGACCTCTCCAATAAAGAACGCGTGTTGTTGCACACCAAACTCGATGAGGTGATTCATCACTCGGAAGACCAAGTGTTGATCTTTCCCGTCGGGCCTGCTGGAGGGGAACTAGAAAAAGAAATCGTCGCATTAGGAAAACCGTATGAACCGTCAGAACGATGTGCGGTCGTTGTTTAACGGCGCCGCTTTCGAGAGGCGAAGTGACGCGCTTTCACCGGGAAGCGCTCGCTCTTTGATAATTCAGGAGTTAAAAGATGATTTTGTTCCCAAATTATAATGACTGTAATAAAATATTGAGGCGGCTCTCGCAGAAGGCTTCCCAAAAGCAGTTAAATCAACGCCCCCGGATGGGGGCTATTTCCACCGATGAATTTCGGTGGCCCCATTGAAGCAGGATCGACGGGTGGGGTTGATACGGGGAGTGCGTCAAATTTCCACCGATGAATTTCGGTGGCCCCATTGAAGCTGTTCCCTATATTGTTGGCATAGTGTTTGCAAAGACAAATTTCCACCGATGAATTTCGGTGGCCCCATTGAAGCCGCGGTGAAGCCGCACACAAACAATCTTTCCTACCCACATTTCCACCGATGAATTTCGGTGGCCCCATTGAAGCATGTATTCCGCCAGCGTTGCTCTGGTGATAAGCCCCAATTTCCACCGATGAATTTCGGTGGCCCCATTGAAGCGCAACTTGGGCGGTTCTTTGAGATCGCGGACGATGCATTTCCACCGATGAATTTCGGTGGCCCCATTGA includes these proteins:
- the cas3 gene encoding CRISPR-associated helicase Cas3', translating into MKTFKQIFQQATSLEPFPFQAKFAETLPSLVRVPTGLGKTAAVVLGWLWRRRFAQDEVRNATPRRLVYCLPMRVLVEQTRDCVSGWIQKLGLENEIDVHVLMGGEDKKDWDLHPEREAVFIGTQDMLLSCALNRGYSLTRFRWPMAFGLFNNDCLWVMDEVQLMDASLPTSTQLDGFRKQRMGSKNCQTVWMSATLENEWMKTVDSDSAIFESMLELDESDDGNAEVQKRWDAHKKVERCECVMGDATAISEMIVANHQPDSLTLAIFNTVDRAKEVYQKVQKQCKDADALLLHSRFRSCDREGIIKRLLEPVPPQGRIVISTQVVEAGIDISAQTLFTELAPWASLVQRFGRCNRKGEYNKDQSANVYWFDLPEEEKTHDKMRLPYELADVTNAQALFQSLENASPSSLDQLRTDQPKLYRDAMTVHSDHVIRKRDLIDLFDTTPDMAGADIDISRFIRSDDSKDVQVFWRDWAEKEAPSSLKEEAMPRREELCTVPIGAFKDFCKKNKDAKLINKWDDLQEEWTQTRDEHIYPGQVFMLHSSLGGYTPQFGWIGHAKKNEPVEPITADPGDTPQKPEGYASDRWAENPWLNIAQHTDHVVAEMEAILQSVAIDEEFKTHLLDAARWHDRGKAHEVFQNRLYDGDGPDEADKQKYERPPKWQGLRDLAKAPNGFWKRGYERNSFRHELASGLAILQAGLADLIAYLAAAHHGKVRLSIRSMPNEKPPQEAERLFARGVYDQDALPKVDLGDGVTAPAVELSLQCMQLGRDENNQPSWAERMLKLRDNVGLFRLAYLEALIRAADMRASAKEDIKTEASK
- the csx17 gene encoding type I-U CRISPR-associated protein Csx17, with translation MNTQTIQLRGCTPEPLMSYLKALGILRLVSEQIDPDAVGCWRNDVFVLQTELTQDQLVEFFLNDYQPTPIVVPWSGNDYFEVNQNPADTHYRKTPSGPKIVEAFNQTKCDRLKKYREAISKVFSAMQLSKIHSKADMGKNKPKYLSTLRNISNGSLVEWIDASSVIIDNKSAFNDLLGSGGGSDGNTHLSDNFMQNLWDMFPDFDEQRQERRNAVSKVYDSSKKYLSNALFSNAIDELILHRTSALYDSSAIGGPNSTQGMDGDSLMNPWNFILLLEGTICFAGALVKRFNTKKAKSIAFPFRFDFTTTDNDRTSDKERSGHEFWMPLWSQFTSWCEISYLLKEGRAEIGQNAARNGLDMARSVVSLSVDRGVNSYNRFAIVKGRVGGDNYNTAVNLGKFHVHYRKNISLITQIDRWLSTLRSVSSGKNVPVRYATALRKIETTIFDYCRFGGNERLIKLLICLGAAQQQLGVTMGKVGQSLKTVSPLSGLSGGWLDVLNPQSTETRLALSIAGIWDASKELGSIRTNMEHVELTGFWKWSDVKHPRVVWSSSRLTQNLAAVLARRMMDGNKKSCDALPIHSRFPAGLNMISAFLANETDDEQIDDLLWGFIGIDFRQAKPLPPCDAEAPPLPRAYALLKLLFLPGDIVFDTTSKQWRFAKDNKPGVAIRPEPRILPLLRAGRLGEACRIAYGRLVSSGFQPLPGPDATRRWREHEWDSEFQAYENPMLAERIAAALILPIHDYELNILINLVTRKSEPALS
- the cas7u gene encoding type I-U CRISPR-associated RAMP protein Csb1/Cas7u, which translates into the protein MSIDYKTLQNSPRLLIDVELKPLQGHRFQPTGFPDLGAARYTAPDGTEMLLVESAQSVANRMEISCWAAKKKELIEDLKGLSYIVVKKENGKILTSSILESHRINSPYILEGQDKSVFNILKNELAELEIGAVDLRKFASILLKYDLNALLHGIFLAKKELAGGRLRLPRIVSGFVEASDAKVAESGGVKNDHVDPSGDTNKGFGNVPYHRTEFTAKNITAYFNLDLALLRSYNLPDEANQLLIALSLFKIQRFLSTGLRLRTACDLEPVEPAIAAKRPDGFEIPDETALLKECKDLIAKCKPHFADPCITEVEWKK
- the csb2 gene encoding type I-U CRISPR-associated protein Csb2 encodes the protein MIAIALRFSAGRFHATPWGRHVNEGVPEWPPSPWRMLRSLIAAWKIKTREYSNEDVRPIVEAMLALPDFCLPAATSGHTRHYMPWNKSSPTTLVFDAFVCVDREDELVALWPDAELDESQRNILSKILDNLGYFGRAESWCEARLLDDADAAQRTPNCSPLNGEPPDKNQELVRVLCADPAQALSDEYVTEEITTGRGNNKTVVKQSQYDPSWNLCMETEQLHKERWSDPPGSQWVRYLRQSDCLSPTPKPKSARRRGPAIQVIRYALDSTVLPLLQDTLPMAEAARRALMGSFGRIQWNREHQGEPLPPSGEWPKSELLSGKDASGTPLKGHGHAFYIPTDEDGDGRLDHLTVYCPQGFERGSGELVAADKIRTLMTFDESKPLRVLLMGLGNANDYAPFPVRASRVWVSATPFIATRHPKAKGIKRDPEPVLRDPVAFLKQVLREELSRLALRENMQAYQQAIDSAVITPLGENGNFMISPANWMTAGKGSSRSIRPIQFKKHRMRKKRESSLRCGAFQIEFPVEVPGPILLGKNSHFGMGLFLPGDQR
- the cas1 gene encoding CRISPR-associated endonuclease Cas1 — protein: MVQSFDPSGAIETPEFIPARMLNEFSFCPRLCYLEWVEQEWRENEWTLDGTRQHRRVDKPGGALPDADKMDDPESETIHARSVTLSAPGAGFIAKLDLIEADDGEALPVEYKRGAVPDNEDQSWEPDRVQLAAQALVLRENGYRCSSGVIYYAQSRRRVTVPIDASLIERTNELARELRQTTERGAIPPPLVDSPKCPGCSLVGICLPDETNYALGLEPAAAEEETVRRLYPARDDASPLYAQEQGAYVGKSGEEVTVKKHGAVVAKIRLMELSHVCLFGSVQISTQAVQQLMKREIPVLYFSYGGWFNGLCSGMPHKNIELRRQQYRASETETALKIAQTLVRDKIQNTRTLLRRNSSVDVDAAMTELKQMEDRSLTANAFDSLLGIEGNAGRIYFQHFATMIKNKEGSAETPPFDFQSRNRRPPRDPVNALLSLAYSMLAKDLTLTLLTVGFDPYLGFYHQPRYGRPALALDLMEPFRPLIADSTVLTSINTGVVAPNDFIKAGDAVSLKPDARKRFIMAYERRMDALITHPVFNYRVSYRRVLEIQARLLARFLTGELQAPPTFTTR
- the cas2 gene encoding CRISPR-associated endonuclease Cas2, whose protein sequence is MRRLYIITYDVCDAKRLRKVFKIMRGFGDHLQLSVFRADLSNKERVLLHTKLDEVIHHSEDQVLIFPVGPAGGELEKEIVALGKPYEPSERCAVVV